In a genomic window of Magnolia sinica isolate HGM2019 chromosome 16, MsV1, whole genome shotgun sequence:
- the LOC131229619 gene encoding glycine-rich protein-like, with translation MASKSTFLALGVILAVFLLISSEAAARELAEDTKKENTKVETGGGNQHQGGGYTGPRETLYCLDSCCSEGPGGCQRCCSGGGVVQSEPHN, from the exons ATGGCTTCCAAATCTACTTTTCTTGCATTAGGTGTGATTTTGGCTGTTTTTCTGCTTATCTCTTCTGAGGCGGCAGCTAGAGAGCTAGCTGAAGACACCAAGAAAGAGAACACAA AGGTAGAGACTGGTGGCGGGAACCAGCATCAGGGCGGAGGGTACACGGGACCCAGAGAAACCCTATATTGCTTAGATAGTTGCTGCAGCGAAGGCCCCGGTGGTTGCCAACGGTGCTGCTCGGGTGGCGGCGTGGTTCAATCCGAGCCACACAACTAA